The Eleutherodactylus coqui strain aEleCoq1 chromosome 6, aEleCoq1.hap1, whole genome shotgun sequence genome window below encodes:
- the LOC136631318 gene encoding transcription factor HES-5-like, with protein sequence MAPSTAFLEQQRVSPKEKNKLRKPIVEKMRRDRINSSIEQLKLLLEKEFHKQQPNVKLEKADILEMAVTYLKQQTLPPTNIHQNNALQMEFSDGYSRCFNEVLSFLSLHQNQRTTELRLLNHFKLNEDATTSSSSSTSSPARYCHIKQSELSNINNNAVWRPW encoded by the exons ATGGCACCTAGCACTGCTTTCCTGGAGCAGCAAAGGGTCTccccaaaggaaaaaaataag TTGAGAAAACCCATTGTGGAGAAGATGCGCCGAGATAGGATTAACAGCAGCATCGAGCAACTCAAGCTTCTACTGGAAAAAGAGTTCCACAAGCAACAGCCCAACGTCAAGCTGGAGAAGGCTGATATATTGGAGATGGCTGTCACCTACCTCAAGCAACAGACTCTGCCCCCAACCAACA TACATCAAAATAATGCTctacagatggagttcagcgaTGGCTACAGCAGATGCTTCAATGAAGTCCTCAGCTTCCTCTCCCTACACCAAAATCAAAGGACAACCGAGCTCAGGCTTTTGAACCATTTCAAGCTGAATGAAGATGCCACCACCTCGTCTTCTTCTTCTACTTCATCTCCTGCCAGATACTGTCACATCAAACAATCAGAACTGAGTAACATCAACAACAACGCAGTCTGGAGACCTTGGTAG